In a single window of the Geotrypetes seraphini chromosome 11, aGeoSer1.1, whole genome shotgun sequence genome:
- the ANKS4B gene encoding ankyrin repeat and SAM domain-containing protein 4B, with protein sequence MSTRYHQAAIDGHIDLLKEATRKDLNISDEDGMSPTLLAAYHGHLDVIELICSRGGDPNKCDIWGNTPLHHAAANGHVHCVSFLINFGANIFALDNDFCTPLDAAARKDHAECVAVLDRAATTQNLKNPKKVARQKEQAKKEAQKHIKECERVQRRHQSEMDKNHNKEKFGSVSSAKGTATSRNLTTASSHNASGTLTMGLKETLKTKLKMREKNTTDRQIEPNVIFVKDENSNSMVRTKAMDVFNENDENEFSTDIQENTVPENNRQTEHNSIFNRSGLGNIVFRRNLAVGKKADLEEMPSLGEDFASRIPSELFQHEEGRNADELERGDDFDLPWNEEEIGLEEEEEEGGETAALQAFLASQNLSELLPMFMRDKIDLDALMLCTDEDLQSIHMQLGPRKKVLNAIQKRKRVLETPGKTVDTHL encoded by the exons atgtcAACCAGATATCATCAGGCTGCCATTGATGGACATATTGATCTTTTAAAAGAAGCTACCAGAAAAGACCTTAACATTTCAGATGAAGACGGGATGTCGCCCACCCTTTTGGCAGCCTACCACGGTCACTTGGACGTCATCGAGCTCATATGTAGCAGGGG AGGTGACCCTAACAAGTGTGACATCTGGGGGAACACTCCACTACATCATGCTGCTGCCAACGGCCACGTGCACTGTGTGTCATTTCTGATTAACTTTGGTGCAAACATATTTGCTCTGGACAATGATTTCTGCACTCCGCTAGACGCGGCTGCCAGGAAGGATCACGCCGAGTGTGTCGCTGTTCTAGACAGAGCTGCCACCACCCAAaacttaaaaaaccccaaaaaggtAGCCAGGCAAAAGGAGCAGGCCAAGAAAGAGGCTCAGAAACACATCAAAGAATGCGAAAGAGTTCAACGAAGGCATCAAAGTGAAATGGACAAAAATCACAACAAAGAAAAGTTTGGATCCGTCAGTTCGGCAAAGGGCACGGCAACTAGCAGAAACCTTACAACCGCCTCTTCCCACAACGCATCAGGTACTCTAACCATGGGGCTGAAGGAAACCCttaaaacaaagttaaaaatgagagagaaaaacaCCACCGACAGGCAGATAGAGCCTAATGTAATCTTTGTGAAAGATGAGAACAGCAACAGCATGGTTCGAACAAAAGCCATGGATGTGTTTAATGAAAATGATGAAAATGAATTTTCTACAGACATTCAAGAGAACACAGTGCCTGAGAACAACAGACAGACAGAGCACAACTCAATTTTCAATCGATCCGGCCTGGGTAACATTGTTTTCAGAAGGAATCTGGCCGTAGGCAAAAAGGCCGACCTGGAAGAAATGCCATCACTTGGGGAAGACTTTGCTTCCAGAATACCAAGCGAATTATTCCAGCATGAAGAGGGCAGGAACGCGGATGAGTTGGAGAGAGGGGATGACTTTGACTTACCTTGGAATGAGGAAGAAATTGgattggaggaggaagaggaggagggcgGGGAAACTGCAGCCCTTCAGGCATTTTTGGCCTCACAGAACCTGAGTGAGTTGCTTCCCATGTTTATGAGAGACAAGATTGACTTAGATGCCCTCATGCTATGCACTGATGAAGACCTTCAGAGTATACACATGCAGCTCGGCCCAAGAAAAAAGGTCCTTAATGCAATACAGAAAAGAAAGCGGGTGCTGGAAACACCTGGCAAAACTGTAGATACTCATTTATAA